DNA sequence from the Tissierella sp. MB52-C2 genome:
GAAAGGTTTAGACCAGATATTGTATTAGTTGATTTACTTATGCCAGGAAAAGATGGCATTACTTTAGTGAGAGAAGCAAAGATGATTTATCCTGATATTCAATATATTATGATATCTCAAGTATCTTCTAAGGATATGATAGCTAAAGCTTACCAAAGCGGTATAGAATATTATATCTCGAAACCTATTGATGCCATTGAAGTACAAACAGTAATAAATAAAGTAAAAGAGAAAATTAACATGAATAAGAAACTATCTCAAATTCAAAGTTTGTTTTCTAGCGAACCACAAAATATAAAAACAGAACAGCCTAAATCTGAAAATTTAGAGGGCGTAAAAAGAGTGATGCAAAGAATTGGTTTAATTGGAGAGGCGGGAAGTCAGGATATACTTGATATAGCTAAATATTTAATGGATACAAATAAAAGTATGTCTGACTTTACAATAAAGGAACTATGTAGTCAATTTACCGATAATCCTAAAACTATGGAACAAAGAATTAGAAGAACGGCAACTGTTGGGATGGTTAACCTTGCCAATATAGGAATAGAGGATTATATGAATGAAATATTTACAGAGTACTCAAATGGTCTATATAATTTTGAACAACTAAAAATAGAAATGGATTTTATTAGAGGAAAAACTAAAAAGAGAGGGAAAGTAAATATAAAAAAATTCTTAGATGGAATGGTATATTATGGAAAAGGACAATAATAAAAAACTATATAAGGCTAGCCTTATATAGTTTTTCTATTATTAGTAGACTAATTATAGAAAAAGTTAATAAATTTTTATCCTGATTTGAAACTTTTGATAACTATTTGAAACTCGAGGTTTATAATAGGGCTGTGAATTAGAAAACTAATTTACATTGTGTGAGTATCAAAATTAATAACTAAAATTACTTAATAACAGGAGGGTTTATTAATGGATGTAGTAAATACTATAGTTAGTTTCGTAAACACTATTCTATGGGACTATGTATTAATATTTGGTCTAATAGGTGTTGGAATTTATATGACAGTGAGACTTAAATTCCCACAGTTTACAAGATTATTTCCAGCATTAAAAGAAATGGTGGCAGGTATAGTTAACAAAGAAGAAGTTGAAGAAGGAAAGATGACGCCGTTTCAAGCTTTATCAACAGCAGTTGCAGCGCAAGTTGGGACAGGTAATATAGTAGGGGTAGCTACAGCCATAGCAGCTGGAGGACCAGGAGCAGCGTTTTGGATGTTAATATCTGCATTCTTTGGAATGGCGACAATTTTTAGTGAATCAGTTTTAGCACAAAAATATAGAGAAACAAAAGACGGAGAATTAGTAGGTGGACCAGCATATTATATAAAAAATGGTTTAAAATCTAAAGGGTTGGCAGTATTTTTCTCTATAACCGCAATTATTGCATTAGGTATTGTAGGTATAATGGTACAATCAAATTCAGTAGCAGGATCTGTAAGTCAAGCTTTTGGAGTACCAGTAATCGCAGTTACCATTGGACTTGCAATAGTAGTGGCCCTTATATTAATGGGTGGAATGGGAAGAATAGCATCCTTTGCAGAGACAGTAGTACCAATTATGGCATGTGCTTATATATTAGGTAGTTTAGCAATTATAGTAATGAATTATGCTAATTTTATTCCAGCAGTAAAGAGTATATTTATAGGAGCATTTTCACCTGGGGCGATTGGCGGAGGTGTACTAGGTATAACTGTTCAGCAAACGGTAAGATTTGGTCTAGCAAGAGGTCTTTTCTCAAACGAAGCTGGTATGGGCTCAACACCACATTCCCATGCAGTGGCTGATACTAAACATCCAGCTGAACAAGGATTTACAGCAATGATAGGAGTATTTATATCAACATTTTTAATTTGTACATCAACAGTAATGGTAAATATTGCATCAGGAGCATATAATATAGGTATCTCAGCAGCTGAAATGACTCAAGGGGCAACAGTAATGACTCAGAATGGATTTGCAGCAGGATTTGGTTCTTTTGGAGGGATGTTTTTATCATTCTGTTTATCATTCTTCTCACTTACTACAATAGTAGGATGGTATTTCTTCGCAGAATCAAACGTTAAGATGGTACTAAATGCTAAGCCTGTAACTATAAATGCTTTTAAAGGTATCGTTCTTACTGCATTAGTAATAGGAACGGTAATAGATCCAACATTTGTATGGGAGTTAGCAGATATGTTTATGGGTATAATGGCTGTACCAAATATAATAGCTTTATTCTTATTATCGAAAGAAGTTAAATATATATTAGATGATTATGATTCAAAGATAGTAGCTGGAAAACTTCACTGGACTTATGAATATCAAAATATTGAAGAAAAGAAAAATAATAAAAAGTCTGTATTAAGAAAAGGCTTAAGTACAACAATAATAAAATAATAATCCTCAACATTGAAGTAATAAATTTTATGACACAGGGATAATATCCTAAAGTAAAAAAGGTAGATGGCAAAGACCATCTACCTTCTTTATATTTTTGAGGTTAAATGTTACAATCATATTAGGGGGTGGTGATTTGAGTAATAAAATAATTACAGAAATTTGTGTGGATTCTATAGAGTCAGCTTTGGCTGCTGAAAGAGGGGGAGCTAATAGAATAGAGCTTTGTGACAATCTAATAGGTGGTGGAACTACCCCTAGTTTAGGAATGATAAAATTAGCTAGAAAGTATATAAATATTGATATTAATATAATGATTCGACCAAGGAGCGGAGATTTCTGTTACTCTCCTATTGAATTTGAGGTAATGAAAAAAGATATTGAATACGCTAAAAAATATGGTATGAATGGTATAGTAGTTGGGATTTTAAAACCTAATGGTGAAATAGATATAGAAAGAATGAAGGAATTAATAGAGTTATCTAAGCCTCTCAAAGTTACATTTCATAGAGCTTTTGATATGACTAGAGATCCTTTTAAATCATTAGATATATTAATAGAATTGGGTGTAGAAAGAATACTAACATCCGGACAACAAAATAGTGCAATAGATGGAATAAATTTGATTAAAGATTTAGTTAATAGAGCTAATGAGAAAATAATTATTATGCCAGGATCAGGAATTAATCAAGATAATATAAAAGATATAATTCAAACTACTGGGGTGAAGGAAGTCCATTTATCTGCGAAAAAGAAGGTAGAAAGTGTTATGGAATATAGAAACCATAATGTAAATATGGGTGGAGATACAATAACTCCTGAATATGATAATTATTTTACCTGTGAAGGTACTGTAAAGGGCATAACTAAAATTTTAAATCTCTTAGAGGAGGAATAAAATGAAAAATATAGCGTGTTTTGATATAGGTGGTACTTTCATAAAGTATGGTATATTAGACATAAATGGCAAGATATTATTCAAAAATAAGTTTCCTTCACCTAAAAAGGATTGTGGAAGAGAAATACCCTTAGAGATATCAAAGAAGATAAATGAATTAAAGAATAATTATGATATATTGGCTATTGGAATAAGTACTGCGGGTAAAATAGATAGTGACAAAGGTGAGATCATTTTCGCAAGCAATAATTTACCTGATTATACTGGAACAAAGTTAGTAAAGGTCATAAAAGAATTAACGGGATTAGACTCTTTTATAGAAAATGATGTCAATGCAGCGGCAATGGGAGAGTATTGGAAAGGCGCTGGAAAAAATATAGATAGCTTTATATGCATGACTCTTGGAACAGGAATAGGATCAGCAATAGTAATTGATGGTAAACTACATAGAGGAGTAGGAGAAGGTACTGGAGAATTAGGACATACAATCATTAATGAAGAAGGAGAAGATTGTAGTTGTGGTAGTAGGGGCTGTTATGAAAGATATGCGTCTACCTCTTCACTAGTGAGAGAGTATGAAAGGAGATCAGATATTCCTAAGGGATCGATCACTGGGAAAGATATAATAAGTAGAGTTAAAGATAAAGAGACTTTAGCAGTAGAAGTCTATAATAAATTTCTAAACCATGTAGTGACAGGATTAGTCAATATTACTCATATATTGGATTTAGGATTGATTATAGTAGGTGGTGGTATTTCTGAATCAGGTGATTTGTTCTTTGAAGAAATAAATAGTGTTTTTTCAAAAACAGTAATGCCTTCCTACGGTCAATATACTAAGATTATACAAGCAAAATTAGGAAATGATGCAGGATTGGTAGGGGCTTGTTATACAGCCCTAAAGAAATTGAATTATATAAAATAATAGGAGGTATATAATGAGTTGGGGAATAATAGGTACCTGGAGAATGGCTTTAGAAGGAATAGAGGAGGCAGAAGGATTATTAAAGAATGGTGAATCTTCTATAGATGCTATTGAGCTGGCAATAAAAATGGTAGAAGATCATCCAGAATATAGGTCTGTAGGATATGGGGGACTTCCAAACCAAGATTGCGAAGTTGAGCTTGATGCTGCTTTTATGGATGGAGATAATCTTTCAATCGGTGCAGTAGGTGGTATTAAAGACTTCAAAAATCCAATTTCAATTGCAAGAAAACTTATGGATGAAAAATATAATATATTTTTAGTGGGGAAAGGTGCTGAAAAATACGCACATAACATGGGATTTGAAAGGATGAATATGCTTACAGACTATTCAAAGAAGGAATGGGAAAAAAAGAAAAATGAGATTAAATTAGATAAACTTAAAGCATACGATGGACATGATACTGTTGGAGTAGTTGGACTAGATAAAAATGGAAAGATGGCTGCTGCCACATCTACCAGTGGTCTTTTTATGAAAAAACCTGGAAGAATTGGAGACTCACCATTATCAGGTTCAGGATTTTATGCAGACAGCGAAATAGGAGCTGCCAGTGCTACTGGAGTAGGTGAAGATATAATGAAAGTTTGTATCTCATATGAGATAGTACGTCTTATGGAAGAAGGACTTCACCCAAAGGATGCTGCGGAAAAAGCTGTAAATAAATTAAATAAAAAATTGATTTCAAAAAGAGGAAAAGCAAAAGATATTTCTGTAGTATGTATGAACAATAAAGGACAATGGGGTGTAGCAACAAATATAAATAAGTTTTCTTTTGTTGTAGCCACTGAAACTGAAAAGCCTACAGTATATATTGCATCCTTTAACGAAGGCAAAACCACTTATGTGAAGGCAACTCAAGAATGGATCGATACTCATACAGAGTAGGATAATAAAGAAATTATTGATATAAATTTAAAATCGATAAATTGGGGCAAGAAAAATCGAGATTAATTTTTATGATTAGTATATTCTATAGTCTAAAGGAGGAAATAAGTACGGTGGAATGGATTGAACGTGTTAACAATGTAATCAATTATATAGAAGAAAATCTTGATAAAGAAATTTCCTATGATGAAATTGCAAAACTTGCAGTATGCTCTATATATAATTTTCAAAGGATGTTTTCCTATATTGCAGACCAATCTTTAAGTGAGTATATTAGAAACAGAAGGCTTACACTAGCAGCTTTTGATATATTGAATAGTAGAGAAAATATAATTGACATAGCATTAAAGTATGAATATAACTCTCAGGATGCTTTCACCAGAGCATTTAGAAAGTTTCATGGTGTACTTCCATCCAAAGTACGGACAGAGGTGGTCAATCTTAAGTCATGCCCAAAGATTTCCTTCCAAATAACTATTACAGGAGGTAACCATATGAATTATCAAATTGAACAATGGCCAGCATTTACTATTTCAGGAATAAGAAAAAGAATTGAAACGGAAAAAGCATTTCAAGTAATTCCTAGGATTTGGGAAACAGCAGGTAATGATGGTACAATGGAAAGATTATTTGGACTCTGGAGTCAGACAGATATGCGTCCAGTAGGACTCCTTGGGGTCAGTGCAGGAGGACAATGGGGAGATTCAAAGGAAATGGATTATTATCTAGGAGTGACGACTTATGTGGATTTACCTGAATGTACCAAGGTCATTACTCCTGAAGATATGGATGAATTACAATTATCTAAAGCCACTTGGGTAATAATCGAGGCTAATGGAGAATTGCCAGATTCTATTCAAAATGTGTATAAAAGCTTTTATACAGAATGGCTACCTAACTCAGGCTATGACTTAGATGATTTGCCTGTAATAGAATGTTATTTACAAGATAATAGACAAGAAGTATGGATAGCAATTAAACCAATTTGTAAATAGTGAGGGAAAGATCAGATAACTGGATATTTAGAAATAATATTATAGTGATCTAGAAAAATCCTTTAATTTCTTTAGAAGAAAGGAAGTCATATATGAAAAAGAAAGTCTTAATAATGGGTGGAAGTTATTTTATAGGAAAGAAAATTGTTGGTGTGTTTTGTGAAAATAAATATGATGTTTTTACTTTAAATCGTGGAACTAAAGCTCAAGACTTAGATAATGTGCATAATCTAATATGTGATAGAAATGACAATAAGCAAATGGAAAATGTTCTTTCTAAATATAGGTTTAATATTGTTATAGATGTATCTGCCTTAAATAAAGAACAGGGACAAATATTATATAAAGCTTTAAATAAAGAGGAATTAGAATCCTTTGTATTTATTAGTTCAAGTGCTGTATATGATGTAGATAGCTTAACATTTCCATTTAAAGAAAATGATCCGTTAAAAGAAAATACTTATTGGACATCCTATGGACAAAATAAAATAGAAGCTGAAAATTATTATATTGAAAATTTCAGAGATTCCTCTATAGACCTTATTATTTTGCGACCGCCCTATGCTTATGGAGAAAATAATTATGCTCAAAGAGAAAGCTTTATTTTTGACCATATTTGTAAAGATAGACCGATTATCATTCCAAACCCAAATACTTATCTTCAATTTATCTATACTACAGATTTAGCTAATATTATTATAGAATTACTTAAAATAAAAAAACAAGATATTTCTATATTCAATGTTGGAAATAAGAAGCCAGTTACTATTAGAGAATGGATTGAATATTGTGCAGAAGTAGTAGGTAAAGAAGTTAAAATAATCGAGTATGATTATAAGTCTAAAGGACGTAAAGAAAGGGACTTCTTTCCATTTTATAACTATAGCAATGTATTAGATGTAAATAAAATTAATTGTATATATAGTGAAGAAGCGGATTTTATAATGGGATTAAAGAATAGTTATAATTGGTATTTAGCAAATAGAGACAACATATCTTTTAAAGAAGATATTATTCGTACTGAAGAAGAAATATTTAAGGAATTAGGAATTAATATTAACAAATAGAATATATACTAATAAATAAAATTGGGGGTAAAAGATATGAGTGAAATTTTATCTAAAAGATTCAAATTATCTATTTTAATTATATTAGTATTATTAGTTTCAACAGGTTGTATGCCAGGAGATGGCTCATATAATTTACAAAAACCTGCTAATTTCTTATCAGGTATATGGCACGGATGGATAGCACCTATTTCATTGATATTTTCAATAGGTAAAAGTAATATTAGAATATATGAAACAATAAATACTGGATTTTGGTATGATTTAGGATTTTATATAGCCATAATAAGTGGATTTGGTGGATTATCCCTATCTAGGAAAAAAAGAAAAGGAAATTAAAAATTAAGTAAGAAACTAAAGATAGATGTCATAAGCCATCTATCTTCTTTTTATATATAAAGAAAAATTTTATAAAAAGAAGGGATTTAATAAGATTTACAGAATAAAGTAATAGATAGGTTTTCTTAGGGGTGATTAAATAGATGCTAAGGAAGATGAATCAAGAAGTTGAAATATTAAATGAATAAAAAATTTATATTCTATAGTAACTAAGGGTTAATTTGATTGGGGGGAAAAGATGAAAACATTATTTGCTTATGTTTATTTAAAAATTTTGAAGAACATACTAAAGAAGATTTTAATAGAGTAATGGATGTAAATTTTTATGGTGCCATAAGTTTAACAAAAGCTGTAATCCCTATTATGAAAAATCAAAGACAAGGTAAGGTCTGTTTTACAAGCTCAGGTGTAGATGTCACAGGATTTATAGATATAAGCTCATATGCATCTAGCAAGGGAGCAATAGAATCTTTTGCTAAATGTATGAATATTGAATATGAAGATAGCGGTATTACATTTCATATAATGCATCCTCCTTTGACAGATACAAAATCATCTTCACCACTTCCGATTCCAAGAGAATTTAAGGCATCACCTGAGAAAGTAGGAAAAGGATTTATCAAAAATATAGACAGCAAGAAATTCCTTATTACCCCTTCATTTACTGATAGAATATCGGTAAGACTTAGTTATGCTTTTTCATTACCAATGGGAAAAATGCTTGTGAAAATGACAAAAAAAGCAAAGAGGGATTTAAAGTGAAAATTATAATACGATAAAACTTTCAATGTTGTGGTTTTATAGAGAAAGATTAGTATGAAATGATGAAGATATGAGAGGAGGTGTTTATTTGAATGTATTAAAACATATTTATCAAGAATTATCATTACTAGGACTATCTAATGATAAAATAGATAATTTAGATGAGATTAGAAATAGAAATGGAGTTTATCTCTATAGGATAAAATATAAAGGTAAAGATTTAGTGATTAAGTATTTTGAAAAACATGAGTTTAGAAGGGAAATTGAGTATTATGAAATCTTAAAAAGTCTAGATATACCTACAATAGAAGTAATAGGATATACGAAGAATACTTTATTACTGGAGGATTTAGATAAAAGTCTAAATTATCGTCTAGGGATTGAATCTGATCTTTCAGACATAGAGGTAGCAAAAGCTCTTGCATCATGGTATAGGAAGTTGCACTATGAAGGAGTAAAGTTTTTAAAAAATAATGATAGGAAATTCTATAAGGAGATGGATTATATAACAAAAGAAAATATAGAATTGGTCATGAATAAAACAAATACTAGAGATAATAAAGTATGGCAGCTTTTAATTGATCATTTAGATTTAATCTTTCTAAAAATCCAGGAATTTGAAGAGACTTTTACCTATAATGATTTTTATTGGACTAATCTAGTGGTTAGTAAAGATAAGAAGGAGGCATTTATGTTTGACTATAATATGCTAGGAGTAGGATTTAGGTATAGTGATATAAGAAATGTCTGCTCTTCTTTATCTGATGAGGCTGGCAATATATTTTTAAAAGAATATGAAGGAATAAATCAGGATGAAAAGAAGATAGATGAAGTTGTGTCAATTTTGGTCAGTTTAGTACAAGCCTGTGAAAGAGATATATTTCCAAAGTGGGCACAGGAGGCATTAGATAAAGTTAACAATGGAGAATTGTATAAGGGGATATTAGAGATACTTTAATTTATAGAGACAATTCCAAAGTTAAAATAAGAATATATAAGAGATAATTGTTTGGGGGAGATCTAAGTGAAAAAGATGTGGTTAGTTATTGTACTATGTTTTTTTATGATGGGATGTAGTGCCAAATATCATAGGGATAATAATATGGGATTAGAACAGGAAGGTATAGAGGTAAGTCAGGTATTTTATAATATAAAGGAGAAAAAGGCAAATAATAATGAATTTGATAAGGGGTCTAAAATAGAAGAAATCATAGTTTCAGAAGAGAAAATAAATGATTTAACTTTACTTGGTAAGATATGGGGATATCTAAAATATTATCATCCTAATGTGTCAAAGGGTAAATATAACTGGGACTATGAATTATTTAGAGTATTGCCTAAAATTTTGGATACAGAGAACATAACTGAAAGGGATGAGATTTTATTTAATTGGATAGAAAGCCAAGGAGAATTTGAAGTAATAGAGGATACAAAAGTAAGGTCAGAAAAAACTAAAATCATTCCCGACTTGGAATGGACTTTAAATTCAGATTTAGATGAGAAGCTTGTATTACAACTAAGTAATATTAAAGATGCAAAAAGGACAGGCAAAAAT
Encoded proteins:
- a CDS encoding phosphotransferase codes for the protein MNVLKHIYQELSLLGLSNDKIDNLDEIRNRNGVYLYRIKYKGKDLVIKYFEKHEFRREIEYYEILKSLDIPTIEVIGYTKNTLLLEDLDKSLNYRLGIESDLSDIEVAKALASWYRKLHYEGVKFLKNNDRKFYKEMDYITKENIELVMNKTNTRDNKVWQLLIDHLDLIFLKIQEFEETFTYNDFYWTNLVVSKDKKEAFMFDYNMLGVGFRYSDIRNVCSSLSDEAGNIFLKEYEGINQDEKKIDEVVSILVSLVQACERDIFPKWAQEALDKVNNGELYKGILEIL
- a CDS encoding GyrI-like domain-containing protein, coding for MEWIERVNNVINYIEENLDKEISYDEIAKLAVCSIYNFQRMFSYIADQSLSEYIRNRRLTLAAFDILNSRENIIDIALKYEYNSQDAFTRAFRKFHGVLPSKVRTEVVNLKSCPKISFQITITGGNHMNYQIEQWPAFTISGIRKRIETEKAFQVIPRIWETAGNDGTMERLFGLWSQTDMRPVGLLGVSAGGQWGDSKEMDYYLGVTTYVDLPECTKVITPEDMDELQLSKATWVIIEANGELPDSIQNVYKSFYTEWLPNSGYDLDDLPVIECYLQDNRQEVWIAIKPICK
- a CDS encoding copper homeostasis protein CutC — protein: MSNKIITEICVDSIESALAAERGGANRIELCDNLIGGGTTPSLGMIKLARKYINIDINIMIRPRSGDFCYSPIEFEVMKKDIEYAKKYGMNGIVVGILKPNGEIDIERMKELIELSKPLKVTFHRAFDMTRDPFKSLDILIELGVERILTSGQQNSAIDGINLIKDLVNRANEKIIIMPGSGINQDNIKDIIQTTGVKEVHLSAKKKVESVMEYRNHNVNMGGDTITPEYDNYFTCEGTVKGITKILNLLEEE
- a CDS encoding sodium:alanine symporter family protein; this translates as MDVVNTIVSFVNTILWDYVLIFGLIGVGIYMTVRLKFPQFTRLFPALKEMVAGIVNKEEVEEGKMTPFQALSTAVAAQVGTGNIVGVATAIAAGGPGAAFWMLISAFFGMATIFSESVLAQKYRETKDGELVGGPAYYIKNGLKSKGLAVFFSITAIIALGIVGIMVQSNSVAGSVSQAFGVPVIAVTIGLAIVVALILMGGMGRIASFAETVVPIMACAYILGSLAIIVMNYANFIPAVKSIFIGAFSPGAIGGGVLGITVQQTVRFGLARGLFSNEAGMGSTPHSHAVADTKHPAEQGFTAMIGVFISTFLICTSTVMVNIASGAYNIGISAAEMTQGATVMTQNGFAAGFGSFGGMFLSFCLSFFSLTTIVGWYFFAESNVKMVLNAKPVTINAFKGIVLTALVIGTVIDPTFVWELADMFMGIMAVPNIIALFLLSKEVKYILDDYDSKIVAGKLHWTYEYQNIEEKKNNKKSVLRKGLSTTIIK
- a CDS encoding ROK family protein produces the protein MKNIACFDIGGTFIKYGILDINGKILFKNKFPSPKKDCGREIPLEISKKINELKNNYDILAIGISTAGKIDSDKGEIIFASNNLPDYTGTKLVKVIKELTGLDSFIENDVNAAAMGEYWKGAGKNIDSFICMTLGTGIGSAIVIDGKLHRGVGEGTGELGHTIINEEGEDCSCGSRGCYERYASTSSLVREYERRSDIPKGSITGKDIISRVKDKETLAVEVYNKFLNHVVTGLVNITHILDLGLIIVGGGISESGDLFFEEINSVFSKTVMPSYGQYTKIIQAKLGNDAGLVGACYTALKKLNYIK
- a CDS encoding SDR family NAD(P)-dependent oxidoreductase, whose translation is MGGKDENIICLCLFKNFEEHTKEDFNRVMDVNFYGAISLTKAVIPIMKNQRQGKVCFTSSGVDVTGFIDISSYASSKGAIESFAKCMNIEYEDSGITFHIMHPPLTDTKSSSPLPIPREFKASPEKVGKGFIKNIDSKKFLITPSFTDRISVRLSYAFSLPMGKMLVKMTKKAKRDLK
- a CDS encoding N(4)-(beta-N-acetylglucosaminyl)-L-asparaginase — protein: MSWGIIGTWRMALEGIEEAEGLLKNGESSIDAIELAIKMVEDHPEYRSVGYGGLPNQDCEVELDAAFMDGDNLSIGAVGGIKDFKNPISIARKLMDEKYNIFLVGKGAEKYAHNMGFERMNMLTDYSKKEWEKKKNEIKLDKLKAYDGHDTVGVVGLDKNGKMAAATSTSGLFMKKPGRIGDSPLSGSGFYADSEIGAASATGVGEDIMKVCISYEIVRLMEEGLHPKDAAEKAVNKLNKKLISKRGKAKDISVVCMNNKGQWGVATNINKFSFVVATETEKPTVYIASFNEGKTTYVKATQEWIDTHTE
- a CDS encoding response regulator, translated to MKIYIIEDDENIIRILEKIIIDTNLGDIIGKADNGNSGIDEIERFRPDIVLVDLLMPGKDGITLVREAKMIYPDIQYIMISQVSSKDMIAKAYQSGIEYYISKPIDAIEVQTVINKVKEKINMNKKLSQIQSLFSSEPQNIKTEQPKSENLEGVKRVMQRIGLIGEAGSQDILDIAKYLMDTNKSMSDFTIKELCSQFTDNPKTMEQRIRRTATVGMVNLANIGIEDYMNEIFTEYSNGLYNFEQLKIEMDFIRGKTKKRGKVNIKKFLDGMVYYGKGQ
- a CDS encoding NAD-dependent epimerase/dehydratase family protein, translated to MKKKVLIMGGSYFIGKKIVGVFCENKYDVFTLNRGTKAQDLDNVHNLICDRNDNKQMENVLSKYRFNIVIDVSALNKEQGQILYKALNKEELESFVFISSSAVYDVDSLTFPFKENDPLKENTYWTSYGQNKIEAENYYIENFRDSSIDLIILRPPYAYGENNYAQRESFIFDHICKDRPIIIPNPNTYLQFIYTTDLANIIIELLKIKKQDISIFNVGNKKPVTIREWIEYCAEVVGKEVKIIEYDYKSKGRKERDFFPFYNYSNVLDVNKINCIYSEEADFIMGLKNSYNWYLANRDNISFKEDIIRTEEEIFKELGININK